One genomic region from Lathamus discolor isolate bLatDis1 chromosome 9, bLatDis1.hap1, whole genome shotgun sequence encodes:
- the LOC136019456 gene encoding regulator of cell cycle RGCC-like isoform X1, translated as MERGAPAAASGRVLLPATCERGPLGSFPQTRGIPPGPGQPSSASPGRSVLVLSQADFSSPAMADELRDLLREFDEVMEDFDRGPTRQYEQHLEELKRKAGTRVYDSGIDELESTSTSPGSSLNSSEEDLNTPASAYPSKAKLGDTQELEEFIADLDKVLEEM; from the exons ATGGAGCGCGGGGCTCCGGCTGCGGCTTCTGGCCGTGTCCTGCTCCCCGCCACGTGCGAGCGGGGCCCCCTCGGGTCTTTCCCGCAGACCCGCGGGATcccgccggggccggggcaGCCGAGCTCCGCATCCCCGGGGCGCAGCGTGCTGGTGCTGTCTCAGGCTGACTTCTCGTCCCCAGCGATGGCCGACGAGCTCCGTGACCTGCTGCGAGAGTTTGATGAGGTGATGGAGGACTTTGACAGGGGCCCCACGCGTCAGTACGAGCAGCATctggaggagctgaagaggaaagCAGGGACTAGGGTGTACGACAGCGGCATCGATGAGCTGGAGA GTACCAGCACGTCCCCAGGAAGCAGTCTCAACTCCAGCGAGGAGGACCTTAACACCCCGGCCAGTGCTTACCCCTCCAAAG CAAAGCTTGGTGACacacaggagctggaggagttCATTGCGGACCTGGATAAAGTGCTGGAAG AGATGTGA
- the LOC136019456 gene encoding regulator of cell cycle RGCC-like isoform X2 yields MERGAPAAASGRVLLPATCERGPLGSFPQTRGIPPGPGQPSSASPGRSVLVLSQADFSSPAMADELRDLLREFDEVMEDFDRGPTRQYEQHLEELKRKAGTRVYDSGIDELESTSTSPGSSLNSSEEDLNTPASAYPSKEM; encoded by the exons ATGGAGCGCGGGGCTCCGGCTGCGGCTTCTGGCCGTGTCCTGCTCCCCGCCACGTGCGAGCGGGGCCCCCTCGGGTCTTTCCCGCAGACCCGCGGGATcccgccggggccggggcaGCCGAGCTCCGCATCCCCGGGGCGCAGCGTGCTGGTGCTGTCTCAGGCTGACTTCTCGTCCCCAGCGATGGCCGACGAGCTCCGTGACCTGCTGCGAGAGTTTGATGAGGTGATGGAGGACTTTGACAGGGGCCCCACGCGTCAGTACGAGCAGCATctggaggagctgaagaggaaagCAGGGACTAGGGTGTACGACAGCGGCATCGATGAGCTGGAGA GTACCAGCACGTCCCCAGGAAGCAGTCTCAACTCCAGCGAGGAGGACCTTAACACCCCGGCCAGTGCTTACCCCTCCAAAG AGATGTGA
- the ARHGAP36 gene encoding rho GTPase-activating protein 36 isoform X2, whose translation MQPVSLHSLSELERASLQEIALYQLQEKLLLGDLSLTKVRPKGSKSIRQKLENFSKEKKDCSPQTFGIPLSQVIANDRAHRQLQEAVRSSRRLCLEVEATVRTFQAQRHQRMGRSLVPCGALPEEPLPPALPSSESWRQRRGAMSVDSITDLSDNTSKLLEALQLSHPHELGPRRSLGKKKMFSLNPITWQVPRIVDRCCKHIEMHGLHTVGIFRVGSSKKRVQQLREEFDRGLDVFLDEHQSVHDVAALLKEFLRDMPDPLIPRELYSAFLSTASMAGMAQRGALQLLLFLLPPCHSDTLLRLLRFLAEVARHAEGSRRPDGREVPGNKMTVSNLATIFGPNILQKERPGEKDAAAVNYEDSAAIILVLQRLIEHHQTLFMEHRV comes from the exons ATGCAGCCTGTGTCCCTGCACAGCCTTTCGGAGCTGGAGAGAGCCAGTCTGCAAGAGATTGCCCTGTACCAGCTGCAGGAGAAGCTGCTTCTGGGAGATCTGAGCCTGACTAAAG TCAGACCTAAGGGCAGCAAATCCATCCGCCAGAAGCTGGAGAACTTCTCAAAGGAGAAGAAGG ACTGCTCCCCTCAGACCTTCGGGATCCCGCTCTCCCAGGTCATTGCCAATGACCGAGCGCACCGGCAGCTGCAGGAGGCGGTGAGGAGCAGCCGCCGGCTCTGCCTGGAGGTGGAGGCGACTGTGAGGACATTCCAGGCCCAGAGGCACCAGAGGATGGGCAGGAGCCTGGTGCCCTGTGGGGCCCTCCCTGAGGAGCCGCTTccccctgctctgcccagcaGCGAGTCCTGGCGCCAGCGGAGG GGTGCGATGTCCGTGGACTCCATCACTGACCTGAGTGACAACACCTCCAagctgctggaggctctgcAGTTGTCACACCCGCATGAGCTGGGTCCACGGAGGAGCCTGGGCAAGAAGAAGATGTTCAGCCTCAACCCCATCACCTGGCAGGTCCCGCGGATCGTGGACAGGTGCTGCAAACACATTGAGATGCACG GTCTCCACACTGTGGGCATCTTCCGAGTCGGGAGCTCCAAGAAGAGAGTTCAGCAG CTGAGGGAGGAGTTTGACCGAGGACTGGACGTGTTCCTGGATGAGCATCAAAGTGTTCATGATGTGGCTGCTCTGCTCAAAGAGTTTCTTCGGGACATGCCAGATCCCCTGATTCCCAGAGAGCTTTACTCAGCCTTCCTCAGCACAGCCT CCATGGCGGGCATGGCCCAGCGGGGGgcgctgcagctgctgctgttcctgctgccGCCGTGCCACAGCGACACGCTGCTGCGGCTCCTGCGCTTCCTGGCCGAGGTGGCGCGGCACGCGGAGGGCTCCCGCCGCCCCGACGGACGCGAG GTTCCTGGGAATAAAATGACAGTTTCAAACTTGGCCACGATCTTTGGTCCCAACATCCTGCAGAAAGAGAGGCCTGGAgagaaagatgctgctgctgtgaactATGAGGACAGCGCTGCCATCATACTGGTACTCCAGCGGCTGATTGAGCATCACCAGACCCTGTTCATG GAGCACAGAGTGTGA
- the ARHGAP36 gene encoding rho GTPase-activating protein 36 isoform X1, with product MQPVSLHSLSELERASLQEIALYQLQEKLLLGDLSLTKVRPKGSKSIRQKLENFSKEKKDCSPQTFGIPLSQVIANDRAHRQLQEAVRSSRRLCLEVEATVRTFQAQRHQRMGRSLVPCGALPEEPLPPALPSSESWRQRRGAMSVDSITDLSDNTSKLLEALQLSHPHELGPRRSLGKKKMFSLNPITWQVPRIVDRCCKHIEMHGLHTVGIFRVGSSKKRVQQLREEFDRGLDVFLDEHQSVHDVAALLKEFLRDMPDPLIPRELYSAFLSTASMAGMAQRGALQLLLFLLPPCHSDTLLRLLRFLAEVARHAEGSRRPDGREVPGNKMTVSNLATIFGPNILQKERPGEKDAAAVNYEDSAAIILVLQRLIEHHQTLFMVSPEMQQHILRRLFQTDPDIIEYLLRRRLRAAPSTECENSREEHAPSLLPGWTRTLENSSISSELYSNISFLNLDIGI from the exons ATGCAGCCTGTGTCCCTGCACAGCCTTTCGGAGCTGGAGAGAGCCAGTCTGCAAGAGATTGCCCTGTACCAGCTGCAGGAGAAGCTGCTTCTGGGAGATCTGAGCCTGACTAAAG TCAGACCTAAGGGCAGCAAATCCATCCGCCAGAAGCTGGAGAACTTCTCAAAGGAGAAGAAGG ACTGCTCCCCTCAGACCTTCGGGATCCCGCTCTCCCAGGTCATTGCCAATGACCGAGCGCACCGGCAGCTGCAGGAGGCGGTGAGGAGCAGCCGCCGGCTCTGCCTGGAGGTGGAGGCGACTGTGAGGACATTCCAGGCCCAGAGGCACCAGAGGATGGGCAGGAGCCTGGTGCCCTGTGGGGCCCTCCCTGAGGAGCCGCTTccccctgctctgcccagcaGCGAGTCCTGGCGCCAGCGGAGG GGTGCGATGTCCGTGGACTCCATCACTGACCTGAGTGACAACACCTCCAagctgctggaggctctgcAGTTGTCACACCCGCATGAGCTGGGTCCACGGAGGAGCCTGGGCAAGAAGAAGATGTTCAGCCTCAACCCCATCACCTGGCAGGTCCCGCGGATCGTGGACAGGTGCTGCAAACACATTGAGATGCACG GTCTCCACACTGTGGGCATCTTCCGAGTCGGGAGCTCCAAGAAGAGAGTTCAGCAG CTGAGGGAGGAGTTTGACCGAGGACTGGACGTGTTCCTGGATGAGCATCAAAGTGTTCATGATGTGGCTGCTCTGCTCAAAGAGTTTCTTCGGGACATGCCAGATCCCCTGATTCCCAGAGAGCTTTACTCAGCCTTCCTCAGCACAGCCT CCATGGCGGGCATGGCCCAGCGGGGGgcgctgcagctgctgctgttcctgctgccGCCGTGCCACAGCGACACGCTGCTGCGGCTCCTGCGCTTCCTGGCCGAGGTGGCGCGGCACGCGGAGGGCTCCCGCCGCCCCGACGGACGCGAG GTTCCTGGGAATAAAATGACAGTTTCAAACTTGGCCACGATCTTTGGTCCCAACATCCTGCAGAAAGAGAGGCCTGGAgagaaagatgctgctgctgtgaactATGAGGACAGCGCTGCCATCATACTGGTACTCCAGCGGCTGATTGAGCATCACCAGACCCTGTTCATG GTGTCCCCCGAAATGCAGCAACACATCCTCAGGAGGCTCTTCCAGACAGACCCCGACATCATCGAGTACCTGCTGCGCCGGAGGCTCCGTGCTGCGCC GAGCACAGAGTGTGAGAATTCAAGAGAGGagcatgctccatccctgctgccagggtgGACGCGCACCCTGGAGAACAGCTCGATCTCATCGGAGCTGTACAGCAACATCTCATTCCTAAACCTGGACATTGGCATCTAG
- the LOC136019456 gene encoding regulator of cell cycle RGCC-like isoform X3: MADELRDLLREFDEVMEDFDRGPTRQYEQHLEELKRKAGTRVYDSGIDELESTSTSPGSSLNSSEEDLNTPASAYPSKAKLGDTQELEEFIADLDKVLEEM; this comes from the exons ATGGCCGACGAGCTCCGTGACCTGCTGCGAGAGTTTGATGAGGTGATGGAGGACTTTGACAGGGGCCCCACGCGTCAGTACGAGCAGCATctggaggagctgaagaggaaagCAGGGACTAGGGTGTACGACAGCGGCATCGATGAGCTGGAGA GTACCAGCACGTCCCCAGGAAGCAGTCTCAACTCCAGCGAGGAGGACCTTAACACCCCGGCCAGTGCTTACCCCTCCAAAG CAAAGCTTGGTGACacacaggagctggaggagttCATTGCGGACCTGGATAAAGTGCTGGAAG AGATGTGA